A part of Melittangium boletus DSM 14713 genomic DNA contains:
- a CDS encoding serine/threonine-protein kinase PknK has protein sequence MPWRRIAGYQLEHEVARGGFGTLYAARREMDGLQVAIKVAHSEVALARFQLEREAQVLRAIGPPTVPAVHDSGVLPEGTPYLVMQLIAWPTLAQRLAQLSGPMPLSEFAPRASALLDALEHVHGQGFLHGDLKPENVFLDEDAPRAGFFDFGLARPSGAPVLPAADEPTPPVGESFAGTAEYMSPEQCSGHQGLDIRSDLYSLGVLLYEMLTGRPPFFGPTADVIQAHLARRPLRPSELAPVPPALEQVVLRCLAKERERRFESVADLRSALQEALAHASKPPGPLPEKTPPPDKPPPPTAPGVRRSVAVLFFRSGANPVTVQKALAGFGGQMAFHEGTRFAGAFDPDAGENPVQRARQAAEGLAAQNLAPAALVDVATVTVQRRPGGPARYLGPIFSRRDRYPTEQDPSTLLLTGAAAEALPDLLCEPVPGREGIFRNASPITGPEDVTILQHGSGVLVGRGSELAELLESAGQAMAEKAPTLFTVLGDRGHGKTHLSAALAQQLHMALPHTRIAAWRAREPVQGDPEGTLRMLLRGALYGFRNEYDLTGSELEGRATCTELLGAQLAQELWPGVASTLGWLAPGAAGLQNWAAAPGALRSLAMRATGELLAARARRQRLCLILDDAHYAEETALDALEYAALAESHLPLWVCVLARPGFERIRPSWGTRAAYRRVLPLGPLSPPSAMELCRALLRPAENVPAAVLEGLAARAQSVPLFLVELVRGLKRQGLVRQRPSGGSWFLATDELNRMPELRLVDWLADRELGALPVELAAHARLCALLGPDFTAAEAEGVVFELEEEGGASDFPLDPRHATRRLLDLGLLLSHRQEGLSFRNELLRVTVERSLPEADRERIHRAAFRYYLSEAGAAERQRLPRLALHAAAAGLRDEAAALYIDLAESARGRHAYIEAESTYTRALELLDPEDRRRRLTVLRGRGLMRYRVGRYEDSLADFAGARELARQLGAPADEVDLMLEEAMAYDWINDYARSEERVYAAQEMAFAGNHKSPLLQVRLLLGLGRAQFRNGRWEDCCEPLQEAAERARKLGDAGYESRVVAQLLLGVILPNIGRIDEAERLFEEVIAACTERGDRLHLGSAICNRRNLWVARNDLQGAMQDQERFMHLGRELGMVGWEYFAEHNMGELLYQAGKVTEAIPHIARAIELERHHPEMAPRPWAMLLKARSLTYSGRREKAGELLLDIRRTLKQSGAEFTPSEEVLFSAVELTTRDASAEEWDALLARSHEYSVEQEPLEVLELRGLDLLRRDEPQKAQLILEEALRRAETMPNLMRDRLRHSLKRARLHYLERSTHPPDVLAPEVAPPTGGIITPER, from the coding sequence GTGCCATGGCGTCGGATCGCCGGGTACCAGCTGGAACACGAGGTGGCGCGCGGGGGCTTCGGCACTCTCTACGCCGCCCGCCGGGAAATGGATGGCCTCCAGGTGGCCATCAAGGTCGCCCATTCCGAGGTGGCCCTGGCGCGCTTCCAGCTGGAGCGCGAGGCCCAGGTGCTGCGCGCCATCGGTCCGCCCACGGTGCCCGCCGTGCACGACAGCGGGGTGCTCCCGGAGGGCACCCCCTACCTCGTCATGCAGCTCATCGCCTGGCCCACCCTGGCCCAGCGGCTGGCCCAGCTCTCCGGCCCCATGCCCCTGTCCGAGTTCGCCCCGCGCGCGAGCGCCCTGCTCGACGCGCTCGAGCACGTGCACGGCCAGGGCTTCCTCCATGGGGACCTCAAGCCGGAGAACGTCTTCCTCGACGAGGACGCCCCGCGCGCGGGCTTCTTCGACTTCGGCCTCGCCCGGCCCTCGGGCGCTCCGGTCCTCCCCGCCGCCGACGAGCCCACCCCGCCCGTGGGCGAGTCCTTCGCGGGCACCGCCGAGTACATGTCCCCCGAGCAGTGCTCCGGCCACCAGGGCCTCGACATCCGCTCGGACCTCTACTCCCTGGGGGTGCTCCTCTACGAGATGCTCACCGGGCGCCCGCCCTTCTTCGGCCCCACCGCGGACGTCATCCAGGCGCACCTGGCGCGCCGGCCGCTGCGGCCCTCGGAGCTCGCGCCCGTCCCGCCCGCGCTCGAGCAGGTGGTGCTGCGCTGCCTCGCCAAGGAGCGCGAGCGCCGCTTCGAGTCCGTGGCCGACCTGCGCTCCGCGCTCCAGGAGGCCCTGGCCCACGCCAGCAAGCCGCCCGGTCCGCTCCCCGAGAAGACGCCCCCGCCCGACAAGCCTCCGCCCCCCACGGCTCCCGGCGTGCGGCGCTCGGTGGCGGTGCTCTTCTTCCGCTCGGGCGCCAACCCCGTCACCGTGCAGAAGGCGCTCGCGGGCTTCGGCGGGCAGATGGCCTTCCACGAGGGCACGCGCTTCGCCGGGGCGTTCGACCCCGACGCCGGGGAGAATCCGGTGCAGCGCGCCCGGCAGGCGGCGGAAGGGCTCGCCGCGCAGAACCTGGCCCCCGCGGCGCTGGTGGACGTGGCCACGGTGACGGTGCAGCGCCGCCCCGGAGGCCCCGCCCGCTACCTGGGCCCCATCTTCTCGCGCCGGGATCGCTACCCCACCGAGCAGGATCCCTCCACGCTGCTGCTCACCGGCGCGGCGGCCGAGGCCCTGCCGGACCTCTTGTGCGAGCCCGTTCCGGGCCGCGAGGGCATCTTCCGCAACGCCTCCCCCATCACGGGCCCCGAGGACGTCACCATCCTCCAGCATGGCAGCGGCGTGCTGGTGGGCCGCGGCAGTGAGCTGGCCGAACTGCTGGAGAGCGCGGGCCAGGCGATGGCGGAGAAGGCGCCCACGCTCTTCACCGTGCTGGGAGACCGGGGCCACGGCAAGACGCACCTGAGCGCCGCGCTCGCCCAGCAGCTGCACATGGCCCTGCCCCACACGCGCATCGCCGCGTGGCGCGCCCGAGAGCCGGTGCAGGGCGATCCCGAGGGCACCCTGCGCATGCTCCTGCGCGGCGCGCTCTACGGCTTCCGCAACGAGTACGACCTGACGGGCTCCGAGCTGGAGGGCCGCGCCACGTGCACGGAGCTGCTCGGAGCGCAGCTCGCCCAGGAGCTGTGGCCCGGCGTGGCCTCCACCCTGGGCTGGCTGGCCCCCGGCGCGGCCGGACTCCAGAACTGGGCCGCGGCCCCGGGCGCCTTGCGCTCGCTGGCCATGCGCGCCACGGGCGAGCTGCTCGCCGCGCGGGCCCGCCGCCAGCGCCTGTGCCTCATCCTCGACGACGCGCACTACGCCGAGGAGACGGCCCTGGACGCGCTGGAGTACGCCGCGCTCGCCGAGTCCCATCTGCCCCTGTGGGTGTGCGTGCTCGCGCGGCCGGGCTTCGAGCGCATCCGCCCCTCGTGGGGCACGCGCGCCGCCTACCGCCGCGTGTTGCCGCTCGGCCCCCTGTCGCCCCCGAGCGCCATGGAGCTGTGCCGCGCGCTCCTGCGCCCCGCGGAGAACGTGCCCGCCGCCGTGCTCGAGGGCCTCGCCGCGCGGGCCCAGAGCGTGCCCCTCTTCCTGGTGGAGCTGGTGCGCGGCCTCAAGCGCCAGGGGCTCGTGCGCCAGCGCCCGAGCGGTGGCAGTTGGTTCCTCGCCACGGACGAGCTGAACCGGATGCCCGAGCTGCGGCTCGTCGACTGGCTCGCGGACCGGGAGCTCGGGGCGCTGCCGGTGGAGCTGGCGGCGCACGCGCGGTTGTGCGCGCTGCTCGGCCCGGACTTCACCGCCGCCGAGGCCGAGGGCGTGGTGTTCGAGCTGGAGGAAGAGGGCGGCGCCTCGGACTTCCCGTTGGATCCCCGCCACGCCACGCGCCGGCTGCTGGACCTGGGGCTGCTCCTGTCCCACCGCCAGGAGGGCCTGAGCTTCCGCAACGAGCTGTTGCGCGTCACGGTGGAGCGCTCCCTGCCCGAGGCGGACCGCGAGCGCATCCACCGCGCCGCCTTCCGCTACTACCTGAGCGAGGCGGGCGCCGCCGAGCGTCAGCGCCTGCCACGTCTGGCCCTCCACGCCGCCGCCGCCGGCCTGCGCGACGAGGCCGCCGCGCTCTACATCGACCTGGCCGAGTCCGCGCGCGGCCGCCACGCCTATATCGAGGCCGAGTCCACCTATACGCGCGCGCTGGAGCTGTTGGATCCCGAGGACCGGCGGCGCCGCCTCACCGTGCTCCGGGGCCGGGGGCTCATGCGCTACCGCGTGGGGCGCTACGAGGACTCGCTGGCGGACTTCGCCGGGGCGCGCGAGCTGGCCCGTCAGCTCGGGGCGCCCGCGGACGAGGTGGACCTCATGCTGGAAGAGGCCATGGCCTACGACTGGATCAACGACTACGCGCGCTCCGAGGAGCGGGTGTACGCGGCCCAGGAGATGGCCTTCGCCGGCAACCACAAGTCGCCCCTGCTCCAGGTGCGGCTGCTGCTCGGCCTGGGGCGCGCGCAGTTCCGCAATGGCCGGTGGGAGGATTGCTGCGAGCCCCTGCAGGAGGCGGCCGAGCGCGCGCGGAAGCTGGGGGACGCGGGCTACGAGTCGCGCGTGGTGGCGCAGCTGCTGCTCGGCGTCATCCTCCCCAACATCGGCCGCATCGACGAGGCGGAACGGCTCTTCGAGGAAGTCATCGCCGCGTGCACCGAGCGCGGAGACCGGCTGCACCTGGGCAGCGCCATCTGCAACCGCCGCAACCTCTGGGTGGCGCGCAACGACTTGCAGGGCGCCATGCAGGACCAGGAGCGCTTCATGCACCTGGGGCGCGAGCTGGGCATGGTGGGCTGGGAGTATTTCGCCGAGCACAACATGGGCGAGCTGCTCTACCAGGCGGGCAAGGTGACCGAGGCCATCCCCCACATCGCGCGCGCCATCGAGCTGGAGCGGCACCACCCGGAGATGGCGCCGCGACCGTGGGCGATGCTGCTCAAGGCCCGCTCGCTCACCTACAGCGGACGGCGGGAGAAGGCGGGCGAGCTGCTGCTCGACATCCGCCGCACGCTCAAGCAGAGCGGCGCGGAATTCACTCCCTCGGAGGAAGTCCTCTTCTCCGCGGTGGAGCTGACCACGCGCGACGCGAGCGCCGAGGAATGGGACGCCCTGCTGGCCCGCTCCCATGAGTACTCGGTGGAGCAGGAGCCCTTGGAGGTGCTGGAGCTGCGCGGACTGGATCTGCTGCGGCGGGACGAGCCCCAGAAGGCCCAGCTCATCCTGGAGGAAGCGCTGCGCCGCGCCGAGACGATGCCCAACCTGATGCGCGACCGGCTGCGCCACAGCCTCAAGCGCGCGCGCCTGCATTACCTCGAGAGAAGCACGCATCCCCCGGACGTGCTCGCCCCCGAGGTGGCGCCTCCCACCGGAGGCATCATCACCCCGGAGCGATGA
- a CDS encoding OPT/YSL family transporter, translating to MSEGRMEPVEEVSRAPFQVMASVAARAEWTTRALVMGGALGALLAVTNVYTGLKTGFWESGCVLSALLAFGGLSALGRRSAPPSLLETNLSQTTAVSVGAMPASAGLLGTVPALALMGMQPSSGAVAAWGLGLGTLGVLFAFALRRRLLEDEALPFPTGVATAELISALHTVDSAYATRTRGLWRSGLVSALVVWLKDARGLIPPASLLPATVRVGGLGADSLMLGVGWSPMLLGIGSLVGLQTGLSLVLGGLLGWCGLAPWLVHTGRVAAGDLSSWLLLPGVGLMVGASIASLLPLVRSLPSMVGDMRGLGAGRGGGWESTAGRWVIRGVVPLALVALVWGAPSFGLGPVHLVLALALAFPLCSVCARATGQSDLAPMSSVGQLTQVGFGVVAPGQLGLNVAASGVVSGAASHTSASLWSFQAGRRLGASVSRQFLAQLAGLSLGAAVAVPSFFLLVSTHGLGTPALPAPTAQQFKVFAELTSRGLEGLPPGSARALGLGLVLGVVLSAVARARLARVLPSAVALGLGMILPPFMSVTICLGAVLTFAVGRLKPSAAPSMQAVGMGAILGESALGVLIAALISLGVIAPG from the coding sequence ATGAGCGAGGGTCGGATGGAGCCCGTGGAAGAGGTTTCCCGGGCTCCGTTCCAGGTGATGGCTTCCGTGGCCGCGCGGGCCGAGTGGACGACGCGGGCCCTGGTGATGGGGGGCGCGCTGGGGGCCCTGCTCGCCGTCACCAATGTGTACACGGGACTCAAGACGGGCTTCTGGGAGTCCGGGTGCGTGCTGTCCGCGCTGCTGGCCTTCGGGGGCCTGTCGGCGCTGGGGCGGCGGAGCGCTCCTCCCTCGTTGTTGGAGACGAACCTCTCGCAGACGACCGCCGTCTCCGTGGGCGCCATGCCCGCGAGCGCCGGTCTGCTGGGCACGGTGCCCGCGCTCGCGTTGATGGGGATGCAGCCCTCCAGCGGGGCGGTGGCGGCGTGGGGACTGGGGTTGGGCACCCTCGGCGTGCTGTTCGCCTTCGCGCTGCGGCGGCGCCTCCTGGAGGACGAGGCCCTTCCGTTCCCCACGGGCGTGGCCACCGCGGAGCTCATTTCCGCCCTGCACACAGTCGACTCGGCCTACGCCACGCGCACGCGCGGCCTGTGGCGCAGTGGCCTCGTGTCCGCGCTCGTCGTGTGGCTCAAGGACGCGCGGGGCCTCATTCCCCCGGCGTCCCTGCTGCCCGCGACGGTGCGGGTGGGCGGACTGGGGGCGGACAGCTTGATGCTGGGCGTGGGCTGGAGCCCGATGCTGCTGGGCATCGGCTCGCTGGTGGGTCTCCAGACGGGCCTGAGCCTCGTGCTGGGCGGGCTGCTGGGGTGGTGTGGCCTGGCGCCGTGGCTCGTGCACACCGGGCGGGTGGCGGCGGGGGACCTGTCCTCGTGGTTGCTGTTGCCGGGCGTGGGGTTGATGGTGGGCGCGTCCATCGCCTCGCTGCTCCCCCTGGTGCGCTCGCTGCCCTCCATGGTGGGGGATATGCGGGGGCTCGGGGCGGGGCGGGGCGGGGGCTGGGAGTCCACCGCGGGCCGCTGGGTGATTCGAGGCGTGGTGCCGCTCGCGCTCGTCGCCCTGGTCTGGGGGGCGCCCTCCTTCGGGTTGGGTCCGGTGCACCTGGTGCTGGCGCTCGCGCTGGCCTTTCCCCTGTGCTCGGTGTGTGCCCGCGCGACGGGGCAGTCGGACCTCGCGCCCATGAGCTCCGTGGGTCAGCTCACGCAGGTGGGGTTCGGCGTGGTGGCGCCGGGACAGCTCGGCCTCAACGTGGCGGCGAGCGGCGTGGTGTCGGGGGCCGCGTCCCATACCAGCGCGAGCCTGTGGTCGTTCCAGGCGGGACGGAGGCTGGGGGCCAGTGTGTCGCGCCAGTTCCTCGCGCAACTGGCGGGACTGTCGCTGGGCGCCGCCGTGGCCGTGCCCTCCTTCTTCCTGCTCGTGTCCACGCATGGGCTCGGGACTCCCGCGCTGCCCGCCCCCACGGCCCAGCAGTTCAAGGTCTTCGCGGAGCTCACGTCCCGGGGCCTCGAGGGTCTGCCGCCCGGGTCCGCGAGGGCCCTGGGCCTGGGGCTCGTGCTGGGGGTGGTGTTGTCGGCGGTGGCGCGGGCACGGCTGGCGCGCGTGCTGCCCTCGGCGGTGGCGCTGGGCCTGGGGATGATCCTGCCGCCCTTCATGTCGGTGACGATCTGCCTGGGCGCGGTGCTGACCTTCGCCGTGGGCCGGCTCAAGCCCTCCGCCGCTCCGTCCATGCAGGCGGTGGGCATGGGCGCCATCCTCGGTGAGTCCGCCCTGGGCGTGCTGATCGCGGCGCTCATCTCCCTGGGCGTCATCGCTCCGGGGTGA
- a CDS encoding ATP-binding protein, whose protein sequence is MPMKMVDDLTMCGGPAAPLPSSESACLILTSTTTPAAIGKVFRIDALEHVLGRGSDAGFQINDHGVSRRHARIHRTPEGSFHLADLGSTNGTYLNGVRIASAELHEGDRVQIGTVTVLRFSMRELVEKGEEQLRQALSAARVGIWDWNAVTGAVTWSEQVDRLLGLPVGTLSGRPTDLAEVVQSAELRRVRDALAAALEQRAHLDVEYRIEVTGARGRWLSCKGDVLCDETGTPVRITGTVMDITEKKLAEQELRRQALIFESLCEGVVVTDRGGRIIDWNASAEKMFGRGKAEALGQTLFSLLHPGQEDKQTGEVLAALEAQGRWTGELDFQRPDGTRCSCESVVAPLRDAEGRTIAHILVHRDTTERRLLQSRLQMADRLASVGTLGAGVAHEINNPLAYMLVNLHLVSERLEKLKSAVAESEVEPLQQVVRETVEGAERIASIVRDLKTFARGQQEERLGPVDVSKAVELACKMADNVIKHRARLVTQFEPVPAVQGSESRLCQVFLNLLLNAAHAIPEGDATEHEIRVVIRAGGTGQVVVEVRDTGVGMTPEVRARVFDPFFTTKPVGEGTGLGLSICHGIIDSMGGRIGVESQPGKGSTFLVHLGVAGVAVETRPEPAAVQSSGRARILVVDDEPYVTRALQRSLSPEHEVATVNGARAALKLMEQGSRFDIILCDVMMPGMTGMDLYAELNRSVPEQAQRVVFMTGGAFTPRALSFLQEVPNPKLSKPLDLRQLRALVGRSAQQAAVAPAQTPAPVPARLQEGAR, encoded by the coding sequence ATGCCCATGAAGATGGTGGACGATCTCACGATGTGTGGAGGGCCCGCGGCGCCGCTCCCGTCCTCGGAGAGCGCATGTCTCATCCTCACCAGCACCACCACCCCGGCGGCGATCGGCAAGGTGTTCCGCATCGATGCCCTGGAGCACGTGCTCGGGCGGGGGTCGGACGCGGGGTTTCAGATCAATGACCATGGCGTGTCGCGCCGGCACGCGCGCATCCACCGCACCCCCGAGGGGAGCTTCCACCTGGCGGACCTGGGGTCCACCAATGGCACCTACCTCAATGGGGTGCGCATCGCGTCCGCCGAGCTGCACGAGGGCGACCGGGTGCAGATTGGCACCGTGACGGTGCTGCGCTTCTCCATGCGCGAGCTGGTGGAGAAGGGCGAGGAGCAGCTGCGTCAGGCGTTGAGCGCGGCGCGCGTGGGCATCTGGGATTGGAACGCCGTGACGGGCGCGGTGACGTGGAGCGAGCAGGTGGATCGCCTGCTCGGTCTGCCCGTGGGCACGTTGTCCGGGCGCCCCACGGACCTGGCCGAGGTGGTGCAGTCCGCGGAGCTGCGGCGGGTGCGTGACGCGCTCGCGGCGGCGCTCGAGCAACGCGCCCACCTGGACGTGGAGTACCGCATCGAGGTGACGGGGGCGCGCGGCCGGTGGTTGTCGTGCAAGGGCGACGTGCTGTGCGACGAGACGGGCACGCCCGTGCGCATCACTGGCACGGTGATGGACATCACGGAGAAGAAGCTCGCCGAGCAGGAGCTGCGCCGTCAGGCGCTCATCTTCGAGAGCCTGTGCGAGGGTGTCGTCGTCACGGACCGGGGCGGGCGCATCATCGACTGGAACGCGAGCGCGGAGAAGATGTTCGGCCGGGGCAAGGCCGAGGCGTTGGGGCAGACGCTCTTCTCGCTGCTGCACCCGGGGCAGGAGGACAAGCAGACGGGCGAGGTGTTGGCGGCGCTGGAGGCCCAGGGCCGGTGGACGGGAGAGCTGGACTTCCAGCGGCCGGATGGCACGCGGTGCTCGTGCGAGTCCGTGGTGGCGCCGCTCCGGGACGCGGAGGGGCGGACCATCGCCCACATCCTGGTGCACCGGGACACCACCGAGCGGCGCTTGTTGCAGAGCCGTCTGCAGATGGCGGACCGGCTCGCGTCGGTGGGCACGCTGGGCGCGGGCGTGGCGCACGAAATCAACAATCCGCTGGCCTACATGCTCGTCAACCTGCACCTCGTGTCCGAGCGCCTGGAGAAGCTCAAGAGCGCCGTGGCGGAGTCCGAGGTGGAGCCCCTGCAGCAGGTGGTGCGCGAGACGGTGGAGGGCGCCGAGCGCATCGCCTCCATCGTGCGGGACCTGAAGACGTTCGCGCGGGGTCAGCAAGAGGAGCGGCTGGGCCCGGTGGATGTGAGCAAGGCGGTGGAGCTGGCGTGCAAGATGGCGGACAACGTCATTAAGCACCGCGCGCGGCTGGTGACGCAGTTCGAGCCCGTCCCCGCGGTGCAGGGCAGCGAGTCGCGCCTGTGCCAGGTGTTCCTCAACCTGCTGCTCAACGCGGCGCACGCCATTCCGGAAGGGGACGCGACGGAGCACGAGATTCGCGTCGTCATCCGCGCGGGGGGCACGGGTCAGGTGGTGGTGGAGGTGCGCGACACGGGCGTGGGCATGACGCCGGAGGTGCGGGCGCGCGTCTTCGATCCCTTCTTCACCACCAAGCCGGTGGGCGAGGGCACGGGCCTGGGGCTGTCCATCTGCCACGGCATCATCGACTCGATGGGGGGCCGCATCGGCGTGGAGAGCCAGCCGGGCAAGGGCAGCACGTTCCTCGTGCACCTGGGCGTGGCCGGGGTGGCGGTGGAGACGCGGCCGGAGCCGGCGGCGGTGCAGTCCTCGGGCCGGGCGCGCATCCTCGTGGTGGATGACGAGCCGTACGTGACGCGGGCCCTGCAGCGCTCGCTGTCGCCCGAGCACGAGGTGGCCACCGTCAATGGGGCCCGGGCCGCGCTCAAGCTGATGGAGCAGGGCAGCCGCTTCGACATCATCCTCTGCGACGTGATGATGCCGGGCATGACGGGCATGGACCTGTACGCCGAGCTCAACCGCAGCGTGCCGGAGCAGGCGCAGCGCGTGGTCTTCATGACCGGAGGGGCCTTCACGCCGCGCGCGTTGAGCTTCCTGCAGGAAGTGCCCAATCCCAAGCTCAGCAAGCCGTTGGATCTGCGCCAGTTGCGCGCCCTGGTGGGTCGCTCCGCGCAGCAGGCGGCGGTGGCGCCCGCCCAGACGCCGGCGCCGGTGCCGGCCCGTCTCCAGGAAGGGGCGCGATGA